DNA from Solanum stenotomum isolate F172 chromosome 3, ASM1918654v1, whole genome shotgun sequence:
CGGTGCATGATATGATTTGTTCTACATAAAAAGTGTTATTTATTTTGCTCtgcttcatttttcttttgtttatcaagaaaaatattagtAGTTGGTTTGCTCGCATTATGGTTTGGCATGAGGAGTCTATAAGCTGATTTTAGTTCTAATTTGCTATTCTTGTAAGATACCTTTGTATCTAGGAACCAGAGACTTgcattcttttctatttttgttacTTTATTTCTATCCaaataagaagaaaactatCAATTTGAACTCTTAACTTTTAAATAGTACGCTATAACAATTTTCTATAAACTTCCTCTCAAGTTACCCCAAATCACTTGCTAAGTTTTGTGACTGGATCTGATAGGTATAAAATCATGTTTCAGATAGAAGACTAAGAATAATTACAGGAAATGATTTGGTTCCCAACTGGTATTTCTTCTCTGAAGTGCTGTCATAAATGGGCATTTTTTCTACAAAAGAtgtattttccaattttctcttACCAACCATTCCTTGAGAGTGCGGGTGTGAATACCTAAATGAGGGTAATAGGTGATAGGCTATTTGAAATCTTAATCACAACTCATGGTTGAGATTACTTGATACTATTTCTCTTTTATCCCACTCTAACAATCCCGTTTTCGAGTTGGAAAAGTTTCCCATCTACAAGTATTTGAAGTATTGCACAAATCACTTCTTCGTACATTTCAACTACTTTTGTGAGCATGACTTAACCTATCAACAACAAATCGTTGTCAGTGTGTATAAGTTAAACTCATATacacttatttttcttaattagcGCTATACTTTGTTAGATCCCCCCTTAATGCTGCTGTGCGTTTGAAGACCTAGCTGATTtggcctttttcttttttaactacTCTGCTTATCGTTGAGCTAGGTAGGCTAGACTTGTTATGTTGTCTTAAGCATTGCAAAGAAAGAAACTGAAATGCAATGAACAATgatttttttgagaaggtaacatTTTCTTGTATAACTATTTGCtacataaaaacattttttgagaaggtaacatGAACAATAATATCATTTGTTCTCTTTCTATATTGCAGCTTTACTGTTTTGAAGACCGTGGCAACCGTCGAGTTGCATTGAGGCCTGAGCTGACTCCTTCATTGGCAAGACTTGTGATACAGAAAGGGTAAATATCTAATTAGTTTTATTTGTGTTAGAACGTCATGATTCTTCAGCGACTTCTCAACGTTCACCATTCATTTATATTCTATTACACTTTTGTATCCAGGCGGGGATGCCACATTTTGATCTGCACGTTTTTTTCTGTCCAGAAAATCTGTATCTCTTCCATTGAAATGGTTTGCTATTGGACAATGCTGGCGTTATGAGAGAATGACCAGGGGAAGACGTCGTGAACATTACCAATGGAATATGGATATAATTGGTGTACCAGATGTAACGGTAGGTTAAGCTCTATATATTTGGTTGATCCTTGGTATTGTAATAAAGCATTTGAAAAGAACCCGAGGGCGCGACTTTAGTGGTCAATGGAGTGAGTTGGGAACCATGAGGTTTCATGTTCAAATTCCAGCGGAGGCAAAActactaggtgatttcttcctatCGTCCAAAGCCTTGGTAGACAGAATTAACCCCTAGGAATTAGTTGAGATGGTGCAAACATGCCTGTACACCACAGTTTATTGTACTTGTCTGTTTACATGTAGCAACTTCTATATAAAATGCCCCTTTTAGACCGAGTCAACTACATCTCAATCAGTCTGAAGATATGTTAGGATTAGATTTTCTAAGTAAAAATGCTTGGTAAATTTTTGGGTTAGACATGATAATATTTCCTGGCAAAAGGAATGACTAGTTCTGGTTCTTGGATCAAAATCTTCTCATGTCTGAAATTGAAGTCCTAAGTCATTAGATGTGGACATAGCTTGATTTCTGAATAGGTTATTTTGCTCACTGATTGTAACCTTCATGTTAGATTGAACATAACTTGTATTCTTAGCACTCATTTGAGGTATTCTTTCCCTCTTCCATATGTTGCATGTAAGTTCTGAGTTTTTCCAGAGAAAGATGTTTTCTTGGTGCTGAAGCttcaaatatataatacaatGGTTTAGATGGTAATTTCACATTTTCACTCACCCAATTTATTTGTAATTCCTCTTTCTTTTAGGGTGAAGCAGAGCTGATATCTTCAATTATTACCTTCTTCAAGCGCATAGGCCTCACAGCATCAGATGTTGGGTTTAAGGTCTCTAGTAGAAAGGTGTGTGCTTATGTTTTTTTCCGTATCATTCACCAGAACAATCTCtattgtgttcttgctacttGTTTGCATCTCAGTTACCAGAATAGATATGTTTCGAAAGAACACATGATTTAAATGTCATTTTGTGTCAATATCATAGAATCGGAGATTCATCGTATGCTATTGTCATTTCTTCTCAATTTACAAAACCCACTTTCTACTTAGTGACATACCAAAATTTATGCTACTGATGCAGTATTTATACTACTGCCACaattttattatcatattactttaaaaaaacaattttattataataatgaaTCGTTAGAAACTTAGGTTGAAGCATGACATGTTTCACTTGATCAACCAGCTTGTAAACCATTACTTCAATCACATTCTTTTCTACTACCTCCATAGTATACAAATTAAATCAGAACACAAATAGACTGTAatagttacttgataggttgTGCAAAAAAGGGATACTTGTGATGCGCATTATGAAGAAATGGACCTTTGTGACCTCAATATACATGGTAATATATAGGGGATACTAGTGATTTTACATTTGAGAAGCTATATCAATAGACATTGAAGAAGGGGTGGTTCCTAATGGTGTTAATAAGTTGTGTTGCATGATTTCTTTGGTGTGTTCTTAAAGTTTAGGGACAATGCCGCTCTTAATTCAATCCCAAAAGCTAGCTTATGAGGTGAGGATTATCCAAAATCATATAAGGAGATAAACCCATCGCTCAACCAATGTGGGACATTTAAGACCACCTCACGCCCAAGACAAGCATGGATAATGTAACATGGGGGCCAACATTGGCTAAACGATATACCAGGAATTGAGATGAGTCTAAATTTGATACAATGTTTAAGTGTATGTCCATCTCATCTATAACCNcccccccccccccccccccccccccctttttttacttaattcttCCACATCCATAAACTGAAATAAGAAAGTAGCTATTaacttgttaaattttttcGAAAGCTTAAAAGAAGCCTAGTTCATAGTAGATTATTATCATGTTAGATAATAATTTCATGTTTTACTAGTAACTTGGtctttatattgatgatattgtCCCAGACAAATGCGAaatactatttcttttttttttgaaacttggTAACTTTGTATAATAACACAATAGTACATGGGCAGTACTAAACCTTATATACAGATGAACTCCAAAACTCCACTGTTCTAAATCTAAATTGAATCTAAAACATCAATTATAGAGACAGTTTCATTTGAGTATAATTGATTGCACcaaaaacataacaacaaaATGCAGTTGAGTTCAACTTTCTGCATACTATTCTCTATGctctcaaaacacctagaatttcTCTCTTTCCAGGTTGCCCACCAGATTGAAGCAGGGATAATTCTCCATCTCGTTCTGTCTTTAGCTAGCACTCCTACCTCCTCCCAACTTTTTAGGGCTTCAGTCATTCTCCTAGGCATAGCCCAGGATATGCCTTTGAGACTCAAGAATACCCTCCATAACTGTTGGGTAAATTTGCAGTGTAGAAAAAGATGGTTAACAGTTTCTGATGTTTCTCCACAAAGAAAGCACCTAGAACATAAGGTTATCCCCCTTCATAACATTATCCTGTGTCAAAGCTGCTTCCTTAGCTAGCAGCCATATAAAACATGAGACTTTATAAGGAATTCTGTCTTTCCAAATTTGTCTTCATGGCCAGGTAGGAATCTGTTGACTTGGTTGCTCCATCAACCTGTAAGCTGCACCTACTTTAAATATACCTTTGCTGCTTCCTTTCCACCATAATGCATCCTCTTCAGCCTGGAGTCCATTGAAGTTTCCAACAATGTTAAGAAATTCTGCCACTCTCATCACTTCCCAGTCATTGAGATGTCTTCTGAACTGGAAATTCCAGCCCTGTGTTGTCCAAATCTCTGCAATAGTCCTTTGTTGTGAGAGAACTAGGTTATATATGTCTGGAAAGAGGAGTTCCAGATTACTTGACTCATGCCATTCATCTTTCCAGAATTTGGTCTTGTTCCCATTCCCCACTTTCACCTTGGAGTTGAGTTTGACTTCCTCCTATAATTCTCTTATGGATCTCCATAAACTGACCCCATAAGGTGAAGTCACATCCTTGGTCATCCAACTATCTTCCGCCTCATATTTGGCACCTACCACTCTTTTCCACATTAACTGATCTTCAAAAGAGTACCTCCACAACCATTTCATTCTGAGTGCTTCACTTTGAAATATCAGATTTTTTATTCCCAATCCGCCATTCTTTTTCCCAGTTACCACAGATTCCCATTTCACCAGGTGAAATCTTTTCTTCTCATTGTTACCTTGCCACAAAAAATTCCTTCTTATCCTATCCAATTTTTTGATGACCCTTGCTGGAATAGGAAATAATGACATCATGTATGTTGGTAGAGCATTAAGTACTGAGTTGATGAGGGTCAACCTCCCTCCCATAGATAAGTATTGAGTTTTCCATCTAGCCAATTTTTTCTCGCACTTCTCTATCACATGCCATTCCAGATGTCAATAGACTTGGATTTTGCTCCCAAAGGCATGCCCAAGTAGGTTGTTGGCAAAGTGCCAACTACACCCCCAAGAATTGAGGCTATATAACTCATATTATTGACTCCATTAATGGGATACATAAAGCTTTTCCGCCAATTAATATGCAAGCCAGATACCCCTTCAAATAGGACAAGGATCACCCTTAAATATTTCAGTTGTTCTTCCTCAGCTCCACAGAAGATGAGTGTATCATCGGCATATTGAAGGTGTGTCACTTCCAAACTTTCAGCACCATCTCTCGACACATCAAAACCTTTCAATCATCCTCTTGTGTTAGCTGTCTTAATCATACTGTTCAGACCCTCCATAGTGATTAAGAACAGGAAAGGTGATAGTGGGTCACCTTGCCTGTGCCCTCTTTGTGAGCTGAAAAAACCTGCAGGAAGCCTATTGATTAGAACAGAAAAGTTTATTGTTNNNNNNNNNNNNNTTCTTCTTTTCCCTTTTGACAAGCATTACACGAGGCCTAACTATCTTCAGTGAGTTAACGAGTTTTCTTGTATTACGGAAGTTAGGCAAATCTCCTTGGAAATAAGTTTGAGTTAATGCCTGTTACATGATGTCTTCTTCTTAAGGATGTCATTTATGGTGCTGTTTCAGCTTAAACAACTCAAATGTGATTTTGATCTGTTTCTGTATTGAAAGTATCATGTGCTATTTGATAGGTCTTGCAAGAAGTATTGAGGTGCTATTCCGTCCCAGAAAATATGTTTGGTAGAGTTTGCATCATTATAGACAAGGTCAGTTTGATAATGTAATTCAATTCTTATTGTTTGAATAATAGTATTCCAAAAAGGCAATAGAACACACTGGTTACTTGATTGCATCTGTTCATTTTCAGTTGGATAACTGTTTCTTTGGCATTAAGTGTGAGCTGGTTATGGGTTTTCTTATCATATTATGCCTAATTCTTACTTTTAAAAAAGACTACTGTCTATTCTGAGGTAGTGGAATATGTTTGGCAACTTGATGTCACGATCCTGCATGAAATTCTATTCTGCTTGTCTACTTCTGTTTTGTTTTTGATATGATACAGATAGACATTGAATCACAAGTTAATTGAGGCCGGTTATATTAATCCTCTATTTCACTTTATTCAGACCCATTTCATTCCAATAGTCAGAAGTTTACTCTTCAGGGTGGGTCTTCAATTAAAAGTGCAACTTATTTATATCAGAGTTGTGCTTATTGCATTTTTCTCACATGATAAGCCAAATCACAAACCCCTCGACCTGGAGTCAAAAGTGGCCCTGTTTTCCACTTTTCTCTCTTGGTGATACGAACTACCAGCCTTAAGGTTGGAGGTGGTGTCATTTCCCCTAGGCTATCACTTACTTTCAAAGGTACCCTTTTAGCATTACATCTTAAAGGAGTCTATTGAGTTTTTTACTTCTAAAAGGAACCTAGCATTGTTATTTCTACTAGGAGctcaatctttttattttttattttttggtgacCGTGGTGAGGGCCAGTTAATGAACAGACAGTTGTTTATAATATAGTTGATTTACGTATCTCCTACTGTACGTTTCAGTCTTCTTGTTCTAATCAACTCCTGTTACCCTCTTGTCTGAATAGATCGGAAAGATTCCAATGGATGATATCAGGAAAGATCTGTTGTCTGCTGATATGTCAGAGGTAGCTATTGAAGACCTATTGCAAGTCCTGTCACTGAAGTCTTTGGCAAAGTTAGAAGGTTGGCCGTTACAGCATTTACTTCACTAAGGTTTACCTATGGTCTTCTTCTATTTGTTGCTCAAGAAGTATCTCTTGGAATTTATTTCTTCACTTGTTATGTTATTATTCCCTTCATCCATACATGCCCACTAGTTAATGTAGATGATTGCGAACAAGTTAGTATGGCCCCTTTTGACTGTTTCTCAAGTTTTTGCCAAGCTAGCTCCATTAGCTCcattagaaggctgtgattggtccaaagggcgggtcacagacggatttctcggttatcaaaaaatatttctgtTTGGAGCAGCTTTCTTGCACATTGTGCTTTGTGactttgcatcttcttgatgctttctaatatcatttaattactttaccaaaaaaaaaagttagtttGACCTTGTATATTACCTGAATTGTACCGTAGAAGATATTAAATTAGCTGTTGGAGGGTGCATAATATTTCCGGATGGGTAAAAAATCAGTAGCAGCTTATGTTGGCATTTcctatcaaaaataaattcttcagacttgaaatttatatattgttagattattaaatattttttaccatgtgcgcacccaaagggtagtggCGGcaggtttcccttgtcataaaaaaaaaaaaaaaaaaaaattcaaaagataaTTGGAGTTGAAAGCGTTATGCATTGTCCAAAATACCCCTTTGTATGTACCATAATTTATTCAGTTTGGAAGTTTTATATCATGTAAAAAAGGTTTTATTTCATGGAAGTTTCGTCTTTGCTAGAACCTGTTAAGCACCCAGGAAGTGGATCCATGAATGTTGTATGAATTGCACCAGAGCTTTGTCTAGTCTAGCTGTAGATTGTTAACGAGAATATGAAGTGATAGAACTTCTAAGAtatcctcttcttgaacttatGTGAATTTTCCAGATGAATATTGTATTTCTACCTGCATTCGAAACGGAACAGTTGAAATCCTCTACTGATGTATAAGTAAATAGTATAGCTTAGAGGTTTCTGATCTTGGTTTTTATACCTTTTTGTTTGTGCAGAGAAACTTGGGGCCTCAGGAGAAGCACTATCTGATTTGAAGCAACTATTTTCACTTGCTGAGAAGTATGGCTATTCAGAGTGGCTTCAGTTTGATGCATCAATTGTCCGTGGTTTGGCCTATTACACTGGGATTGTGTTTGAGGTTAGACTCGAGATTATTTTTGATAGTATTCTGAACTTTGTGCAAGAAGACTTGGAATTGGTTAACTGCTTGTTGGATTTGTCTTACTGATAAACTGTTTGCTCGTAAATGGGTATCTCTTCCACTTCATTGAGTAATTACAGTTTCCTGCAGGGATTTGACCGTGAAGGAAAGCTCCGGGCTATCTGTGGTGGTGGACGGTATGATCGGCTATTATCTACCTTTGGAGGCGATGATCTTCCAGCTTGtggatttggatttggtgaTGCTGTGATAGTAGAAGTGAGTAGAACTTCCTGTTTCCAgtcctttttttccttttactgGATGTTAGAGAtaaaaagttcattttttttccgATTGATGATCTGTGAAGCATGAAATACTTCTACTTTGAACTTAGGTGGAAGTTCACATTAATTTTATGGACATTGTTGAGATGGACTTCTTTTGCCTGTTTTGCTTCACTACTATTCTCAGTTTTCCATCCAATTCAAGTTTTTGGTTCTTGTGAAATTTATTAAATCTTTGAACATCACAGATTCTGTTTTCTCCATGCCTGTATCGGTGACCTGCATATAGCAACACTTGTAGGCATAGGGCATGAAATAGATCCCCTTGTGCACACAAACATGCAGCAAATGACAATCACCACTaccttatcttttttttttttttttttgagaaggtaacgATTTGTATTATAAACCAATACTTATGTAGTACAGAAAGCCCCTTTacaaaaacatatgaaaatctAGGAACAAAAATAGCAAGCATGATTCTAATACTTCTAGGATTGCTTCTGACAAACACCACTACCTTATCTAAAATTCCATGATTGCACTAAGGGCTCCAACCAAGGCAGTCTTCTCAACTTTGCTTGTTTCCCTGAGATCTATAACCTTTTATTTCACAGAATAGTTGCTTTCAGTAAGATGAGTTTCTCCTGGGATAAGTCTTGCTGATAAAGATGGAGTATCGAGTATGTGAGCAGATTTGATGTTGAAAGGTGTCAGCAAAGGGAACAAGTTTTCTTTACATAAGATTTAGAAACTGTCTGTGAGCTCATGGTAGATTTGCACTATGAATCACTAGAGTGCAAGATAAAGGAGAACACCTAAAGATCTTTGAGCTTgtcatttttgagattttattttGATCCTTTTTACTTCCAGGATAAAAGGGGAAGgagtggggtggggtggggggtggcGGGTTGTTGCTAGCTGCCACTAGTCGTAGTCAGTATTTTGTGTACTTTAgaactcttctttttcttctatgaGGAAGCTTCCTCCTTCCATTTTGATATCTGTGAAATGCTGCAGTAATATTTTATAGCTCTATTGCATAATTTCAATTTGAAAACCACCATTGGTTGCAGGGACATACCCTTTCTAGCCTTTTTGTGTCATCTGTATGTTTTCTGTTAGAAGATTAGGTCTAAACGGTATTTGTTTATGCTTTGTCTGTTGGGGAATACTCAGCTACTCAAGGAGAGGGGACTCCTACCAGAACTTAACCTCCAAGTAGAGAACATTGTCTGCTCACTGGATCAGGAACTTCAAGGTGCGGCATCTGCAGTTGCCACCATTCTCAGGGAAAAAGGGCGAAGCGTTGATCTGGTTTTGGAGAACAAGCCACTTAAGTGGTACATTACGATCTATATAGATTCACTATTCTTTGTTGATGTAGCTCCCTGCAGCTTCATTATGTATTTGCTGTTTCActttgaaactcaatacttCCAATTTTCCATTACTTGTTGTGAAGGGTGTTCAAGCGAGCAGCACGGATAAATGCACACAGATTGATTTTGGTTGGAAAGGCTGAATGGCAAAAAGGCATGGTCAATGTTAAGACTCTTTCAACAGGTGAGCAATTGGAGATAAAACTTGATGAACTGGAGTGACGGAACAGTGTCTTGGTGTATGCAATAGCTTTTTTGCcattctttttataataattctaaGTTGTTTATATAGCTGGTTTTTTAGTGATGGCAAAGCAATGAGGTATTAAATTTTGcagttatatttttcttatgttgGTGAAAGAAAACCCATTTATCCAATTTCAGGCTTGAAATCTTATTGCCTGTgtaatatcaattaaaataaataaggccTCAATATAAAACTAACTGGTTTCAATATGTAAATCCTCTGTATTCTTTTGACTCTTCTTGGGATACATCTCATTCCAAAATCTGTGTAATTTAAGGCAAGTTGGAGATTTTCTGAATTAGAAGTTATATACATAGTGCACTTAAACATACATAAACATTTAAGTTTCTAGCcacaataataaattaattgccATTAGAACAGGGAGAAGGCCTAAAATACTAGGGGCAAAATTGAGGAACTACCAAAGTAAAGTAGGATGCAAAACAATGTTTTATAGTAGAAGACTACAAGTATATATACAGATATTTGTACTAAGCTTTGCATTAACTAAATTAACATTTTAATGTGGAAAAGATATTTCACATTTTCACTCCATGCATCTCCCTAAACATGTAGTTTCCGGTTGATTTATCTATTATTTCCTTCCTACATTGGTATTTTTAAATATCCAATTGTGATCATAAACCtttgttaatttgattaaaaaatatgcATACTCTTTGTAAGAAGGGAACATAGGTGGAAACTCTAATTATACCATTTTGGTACTCTTTAATTCATACTTGGTCGTTTGGTTCATGGAATAAGGTGAGATATCTAAATTTAATCCAAACTTAATTCTAGATATTCCACCTCTTAATGTGATAAATTAGTTCAATAATTATAATCCCAAAATAACTTAATCTGCAAATTAAATGACCCTgtattgtattaaaaatacaaaattcctCAACGAAATGACTTTTTTTTACTGCTAAACATAGAACGAGTACAATGCAATTCACACGTCTGGTGGCGATTCTTGAACTAATTTATCTCATTTGCCCGATGTTGATTGAATTCTTTAACTAATTTATCTCAACTGCCCGATATTGATTGAAATTTTTTACTAATACGAGCATTTCAAGTTatgcaaaatatatattttagcttcatcaaattttataatacagatttactttttaaacaacatttttgaaatgaaatttataactcacattttcaaaaatacaactcataaattgcattttttttttgtttgtttgtccAAACAACTAAAATCCCAAGCAATCCACAGTCATGGCGTCTTTCTAAAAGAACCTCAACAACTACACTCACAGCTGCAAAGCAACAAATTGATGTNGCAATTCACACGTCTGGTGGTGATTTTTGAACTAATTTATCTCATTTGCCCAATGTTGATtaaattcttgaattaatttatCTCACCTGCCTGATATTGATTGAAATTTTTTACTAATACGAGCATTTCAAGTTATGCAAAATAGATTTACTTTttaaacaatatttttgaaatgaaatttataactcacattttcaaaaatacaactcataaattgcatttttttttgtttgtttgtccAAACAACTAAAATCCCAAGCAATCCAGAGTCATGGCGTCTTTCTAAAAGAACCTCAACAACTACACTCACAGCTGCAAAGCAACAAATTGATGTAATGGCCAGTCCTTCTCTTCTCGATTCTCTCTTCCAACGATCTTTAGAAGACTTAATCAAAGGTCTCCGTCTCTTCGTCGGCGATGAATCATCCTTCATCTCCAAAGCCGTCGACGAGATCCGCCGTGAAATCAAGTCCACCGATCAACAGACCAAAGCCATTGCTCTTCAGAAACTCACTTACTTGCATTCCATCCATGGCGTCGACATGTCTTGGGCTGCTTTTCATGCTATAGAACTCTCTTCCTCACAgtctttcaatttcaaacgcATTGCTTATCTCGCCGCTTCGCTTTCATTCGATCCTTCAACTACTGACGTCATCCTCCTGCTGACTCATCAGCTTCGTAAGGACCTTCAATCTCCTAATTCGCACGAAGTAAGCCTCGCTCTTCATGCTTTGTATTTCATTTCTACACCTGATTTAGCCCGAGATTTAACTCCCGAGGTATTTACTTTACTGAATAGTAACAAGGGTTCTACTAGGAAGAAGGCAATTGCTATTATTTTGAGACTGTTTGAGTTATATCCAGATGCGGTTAGGGTTTGTTTTAAGAGATTAGTGGAAAATCTGGAGAATTCTGATCCGGCAATTGTATCTGCTGTTGTGGGTGTTTTTTGTGAGCTTGCTTGTAAAGAACCTAAATCTTATCTCCCTTTAGCGCCTGAATTTTATAAGATATTGGCGGATTCTAGGAATAATTGGCTATTGATTaaagttttaaagatttttgtGAAGTTGGCTCCATTGGAGCCGAGGTTGGGGAAAAAGCTGGTGGAGCCAATTTGTGACCATTTGAAGAAAACGGGTGCGAAGTCATTGGCTTTTGAGTGTGTGAGGACTATTGTTAGTAGTTTCAGTGAGCATGATTCTGCTGTAAGGCTTGCTGTTGAGAAGATTAAGGAGTTCTTGAATGAAGATGATCCAAATCTCAAGTATCTTGGTTTGCAAGCACTTACCATTGTTGCACCAAAGCATTTGTGGGCAGTCATGGAGAATAAGGATTTTGTGATTAAATCGTTAAGTGATGCGGATGCAAATATTAAACTTGAGGCCTTGCAGCTTGTTTTAtccatggtttatgaggataaTGTGGTGGATATTTGCAAGGTTTTGATTAATTATGCTCTTAAGTCAGACCCAGAGTTCTGTAATGAGATTCTGGGATGCATCTTGTTGACATGTTCAAGAAATGTGTATGACATAATTGTGGATTTTGATTGGTATGTATCACTTCTTGGGGAAATGTCGAGAATTCCGCACTGTCAGAAGGGGGAGGAAATAGAGAATCAGCTTGTGGATATAGGTATGAGAGTCAAAGATGCAAGACCAGAACTTGTTCGAGTTGGCCGTGATTTGCTTATTGATCCTGCATTGCTTGGCAATCCTTTCGTACACAGGATTTTATCAGCAGCTGCTTGGGTGTCAGGGGAGTATGTTCGATTTTCAAAAAATCCATCAGAAATTGTGGAAGCACTGCTGCAACCAAGAACCAGTTTATTGCCATCATCAATAAAAGCTGTATATATCCAGTCTGCATTCAAAGTACTTACCTTTTATCTGCATTACTCTATTTCTACCAAAGGAGT
Protein-coding regions in this window:
- the LOC125858400 gene encoding AP-3 complex subunit delta; translated protein: MASPSLLDSLFQRSLEDLIKGLRLFVGDESSFISKAVDEIRREIKSTDQQTKAIALQKLTYLHSIHGVDMSWAAFHAIELSSSQSFNFKRIAYLAASLSFDPSTTDVILLLTHQLRKDLQSPNSHEVSLALHALYFISTPDLARDLTPEVFTLLNSNKGSTRKKAIAIILRLFELYPDAVRVCFKRLVENLENSDPAIVSAVVGVFCELACKEPKSYLPLAPEFYKILADSRNNWLLIKVLKIFVKLAPLEPRLGKKLVEPICDHLKKTGAKSLAFECVRTIVSSFSEHDSAVRLAVEKIKEFLNEDDPNLKYLGLQALTIVAPKHLWAVMENKDFVIKSLSDADANIKLEALQLVLSMVYEDNVVDICKVLINYALKSDPEFCNEILGCILLTCSRNVYDIIVDFDWYVSLLGEMSRIPHCQKGEEIENQLVDIGMRVKDARPELVRVGRDLLIDPALLGNPFVHRILSAAAWVSGEYVRFSKNPSEIVEALLQPRTSLLPSSIKAVYIQSAFKVLTFYLHYSISTKGVISSASQGMADLMHGRVQENSQFVRTGPVADSDTDDGGLNPRMLHRSVRDVSVESFEDMSVAHEWLSSTSSKVEPITEESILNILDLIEITLGPLAGSHEVEILERSRNVLGLVELIREELPGFLVKREEDNDKGQKKTHEMIKLIAEAFSEELGPVSASSQERVPIPEGMVLNQSLDDLDAICGDLGLHIPTSFSLGKSISSEKDDVTMSDRQNKEEFESTESTSLLAEHRKRHGLYYLQSQKKEMVYDDYPPANDLKTGDSADDEADDLIKLTEQSLFSKKKVNQAKPRPVVVKLDDGDGPFIPAKKVESKDDLISGAVRDVLLGDEATTSSSRTRKSDKSSSKRRQKDKLDIDKSSGPKEDSKMMENSEQDTANLRRSKRHSRGKEKKHRSTAKDRDEHEEGDKQKVSHHHGKHKSRQRADGALTLAAQSPVIPDFLL
- the LOC125858407 gene encoding histidine--tRNA ligase, chloroplastic/mitochondrial; the protein is MPAILNSSLFNFHHHPLFSTAVLSLRRHHLNVSLFSASRTTLRAYSTSSSSVPIESSANQNVRTGRSGSATSPPVEHDTAQKIDVNPPKGTRDFPPEDMRLRNWLFHHFREVSQQFGFEEVDFPVLESEALYIRKAGEEIRDQLYCFEDRGNRRVALRPELTPSLARLVIQKGKSVSLPLKWFAIGQCWRYERMTRGRRREHYQWNMDIIGVPDVTGEAELISSIITFFKRIGLTASDVGFKVSSRKVLQEVLRCYSVPENMFGRVCIIIDKIGKIPMDDIRKDLLSADMSEVAIEDLLQVLSLKSLAKLEEKLGASGEALSDLKQLFSLAEKYGYSEWLQFDASIVRGLAYYTGIVFEGFDREGKLRAICGGGRYDRLLSTFGGDDLPACGFGFGDAVIVELLKERGLLPELNLQVENIVCSLDQELQGAASAVATILREKGRSVDLVLENKPLKWVFKRAARINAHRLILVGKAEWQKGMVNVKTLSTGEQLEIKLDELE